GAAGGCCGATGAGTAGAGAGCGTCCCAGGACATTGTATCACCGGGAGTGATGTAACCGTTGAAAGTTAATAAGGGTTGCGGTGAGAAAAGGAAAATTAAGAGTTCACCCCTTCCATCTCGGGTTGTCCACAACCTTGACTTCGCCGTTCTCCCCGATGACCAGCTTGGAGAAGCCTTTCTCGGCTATGCTCCCGTAGTCGTGGCCCGCATCGGCGGGATAAATTGCCAGGAAGATGAACGGTTCATCGCCCGTGTTGACGGTTCTGTGTGCCCAGTAGGGGGGAACGTAGACAACCGTTCCGGGCTTCATCTCTATCCATTCTGCCTTTCCTTCCGGGGTCTGGAGGAGCATTCCGCCCTTCCCCTTGATGCCGTAATATATCTCTGCCCTGTCCGCCTTGGAGTGATAGTGTCCCTTGGTGAAGAAGAACTCCTTGCCAACTTTGCCCGGGTAGAGAACCGTCGTGGCGAAGTTCAGGTCTCCGTCTTTCTCTTCCTGCTCAATCGCATAAACCTCGTAGACGACCGGGTTTTCCTTGAGGAGCTCGCTGTAGGCATCTTCATCGATGAAGTAACCCTTCAAATCGCTCAGCCTTCTGACGAGCCTTTTGGCGCCGGGTATAACCCCGGTTTCGAGGTCAATATCAACACCGAGCGGATTCTTGTACTCCATGGGGAACCACCGTGATAAAAGTGAGGGTGGGCCTATTTAACCTTTCCCTTCTATATCACC
This window of the Thermococcus thermotolerans genome carries:
- the pgiA gene encoding glucose-6-phosphate isomerase, with protein sequence MEYKNPLGVDIDLETGVIPGAKRLVRRLSDLKGYFIDEDAYSELLKENPVVYEVYAIEQEEKDGDLNFATTVLYPGKVGKEFFFTKGHYHSKADRAEIYYGIKGKGGMLLQTPEGKAEWIEMKPGTVVYVPPYWAHRTVNTGDEPFIFLAIYPADAGHDYGSIAEKGFSKLVIGENGEVKVVDNPRWKG